A stretch of Crossiella cryophila DNA encodes these proteins:
- a CDS encoding NAD-dependent epimerase/dehydratase family protein, whose translation MNADRETHIVFGTGPAGLTLIDELLARGHHVRAVNRSGSAPVPPEVELLAADVTDLDAMRSICAGATTIYHCAHAPYELWADLLFRFQAGFLAGAASSGARLVVTDTLYMYGPTGGAPMTEQTPHHATSHKGRLRAEIADRYLAAHASGEATVTIARAADFYGPRVLNSALGGATFIPALKGEPVIAFGDLDQPHAYSYIGDVADALATLGEHPDAPGRAWHVPTTSTHSTREVHQLIGDRLGHRLTPEILATPTDQAWGPFDATLMREYAELFYQYLEPQIVDCQAIADTFGLHPTPIEKALDTTIAWYRQLLA comes from the coding sequence ATGAACGCCGACCGTGAAACGCACATCGTCTTCGGCACCGGCCCCGCCGGGCTGACCCTGATCGACGAACTGCTCGCCCGGGGTCACCACGTCCGCGCGGTCAACCGCAGCGGCTCCGCCCCGGTCCCGCCCGAGGTCGAACTGCTCGCCGCCGACGTCACCGACCTCGACGCCATGCGCTCGATCTGTGCGGGCGCCACCACCATCTACCACTGCGCGCACGCCCCGTACGAACTCTGGGCCGACCTGCTCTTCCGCTTCCAGGCCGGTTTCCTGGCCGGCGCGGCCAGCAGCGGCGCCCGCCTGGTGGTCACCGACACGCTCTACATGTACGGCCCCACCGGCGGCGCCCCGATGACCGAGCAGACCCCGCACCACGCCACCTCGCACAAGGGCAGGCTGCGCGCCGAGATCGCCGATCGCTACCTGGCCGCGCACGCCAGTGGCGAGGCCACCGTGACCATCGCCCGCGCCGCCGACTTCTACGGCCCGCGCGTGCTCAACTCCGCACTCGGCGGCGCCACCTTCATCCCAGCCCTCAAGGGAGAACCGGTCATCGCCTTCGGCGACCTCGACCAGCCGCACGCCTACAGCTACATCGGCGACGTCGCCGATGCACTGGCCACCCTCGGCGAACACCCCGACGCCCCCGGCCGCGCCTGGCACGTCCCGACCACCTCGACGCACAGCACCCGCGAGGTCCACCAGCTCATCGGCGACCGCCTCGGCCACCGGCTCACCCCGGAAATCCTGGCCACGCCAACCGATCAGGCCTGGGGCCCCTTCGACGCCACCCTCATGCGCGAGTACGCCGAGCTGTTCTACCAGTACCTGGAACCGCAGATCGTGGACTGCCAGGCCATCGCCGACACCTTCGGCCTGCACCCGACCCCCATCGAGAAGGCCCTGGACACCACCATCGCCTGGTACCGCCAACTCCTGGCCTGA
- a CDS encoding L,D-transpeptidase gives MVVFGSPAVRRTPRALLVATLGLAAVLVAGCTGSAPAETQPKQAADTSTAAPKPPINLALTPADAAANVAPGEPVTVVASNGTLGEIALTNAEGKQVPGEFTPDKTKWTSTEALGYDKKYTLSAAGKGADGKDSTAKSAFSTVKPGKQIAINVFNPKNGETVGVGMPLQFGFSTAPPDKKAAERAIQITTEPKTEGAFYWFSDKEVRWRPEHYWKPGTKINVNAAIYGKSLGGNTFGMEDRKAAVTVGDEFVAEADGKSHQMIIKVNGKVVKEMPISMGRPAFPSNNGTHVVTERHASKLMDSTTYGLSLDQGGYKTPVKWATRISNGGIFIHGAPWSVRDQGRRNVSHGCLNASLDNAKWFYDNAKKGDIVVVTNTGGPTLQPWDGFGDWQVPWVEWLKGGKK, from the coding sequence ATGGTGGTGTTCGGTAGCCCCGCGGTTCGCCGCACGCCTCGCGCGCTGCTGGTGGCGACGCTGGGCCTGGCAGCCGTGCTGGTTGCTGGTTGCACGGGCAGCGCGCCCGCGGAGACGCAGCCGAAGCAGGCCGCCGACACTTCGACAGCCGCGCCCAAACCGCCGATCAACCTGGCGCTCACGCCCGCGGACGCGGCGGCCAACGTCGCCCCGGGCGAGCCGGTGACGGTGGTGGCGAGCAACGGCACGCTCGGCGAGATCGCGCTGACCAACGCCGAGGGCAAGCAGGTCCCCGGTGAGTTCACCCCGGACAAGACCAAGTGGACCTCGACCGAGGCACTCGGTTACGACAAGAAGTACACGCTCTCCGCCGCTGGCAAGGGCGCCGACGGCAAGGACAGCACCGCCAAGTCGGCGTTCAGCACGGTGAAGCCGGGCAAGCAGATCGCCATCAACGTGTTCAACCCCAAGAACGGGGAGACCGTCGGCGTCGGTATGCCGCTGCAGTTCGGCTTCTCCACCGCGCCGCCGGACAAGAAGGCCGCCGAGCGGGCCATCCAGATCACCACCGAGCCCAAGACCGAGGGCGCCTTCTACTGGTTCTCCGACAAGGAGGTCCGCTGGCGCCCCGAGCACTACTGGAAGCCCGGTACCAAGATCAACGTGAACGCCGCCATCTACGGCAAGAGCCTGGGCGGCAACACCTTCGGCATGGAGGACCGCAAGGCCGCGGTCACCGTCGGCGACGAGTTCGTCGCCGAAGCCGACGGCAAGTCCCACCAAATGATCATCAAGGTCAACGGCAAGGTAGTGAAGGAGATGCCCATCTCGATGGGCCGCCCCGCCTTCCCCTCCAACAACGGCACCCACGTCGTGACCGAACGCCACGCCTCCAAGCTGATGGACTCCACCACCTACGGCCTCTCCCTGGACCAGGGCGGCTACAAAACCCCGGTCAAGTGGGCCACCCGCATCAGCAACGGCGGCATCTTCATCCACGGCGCCCCCTGGTCAGTCCGAGACCAAGGCCGCCGCAACGTAAGCCACGGCTGCCTGAACGCCTCCCTCGACAACGCCAAGTGGTTCTACGACAACGCCAAAAAGGGCGACATCGTCGTGGTGACCAACACGGGCGGACCGACGCTGCAGCCGTGGGACGGCTTCGGCGACTGGCAGGTCCCGTGGGTCGAA